The Tautonia plasticadhaerens nucleotide sequence GAGGCGGCCGAGCACCTCCGGATCCGCGACCTGCTGCGCCGCCGCGTCGACCTGCCGGACGACGCCGCGCTCATGGCCCTGGCCCTGGAGCAACGCCCGGACCTGGTCGCGCTGCGCGAGGACGTCGGGCGGGCCCGGCTCGACGTACGGGTGGCCAAAGCCCGCGCCATCCCCGACATGTGGGTCCTCGGCACGCCGTTCCAGTACCGCCAGCACCCGATCGAGGGCGAGCGGGACTCGGTGGCCTGGGGCGGCGGCCTGCTGGCGACCATCCCCATCATCGACCGCAACCAGGGGAACGTCCGGCATGCCGAGCTGACCGTCGGCAAGACCATGGGCGAGCTGCGGACGATCGAGCGCCGCGTGGCCGCCGAGGTGGGCCTCGCCGCCGAGGAGGTGCGGACCACCGGCACGGACCTCGACCAGCTGGAGGGCCGGATCCTGCCGCTGATCGGCCACTATCGCCGGCAAATCCATGAGAAGTACCTCGTCGGTCAGGTCGACGACGAGGCGTATGCCGATGCCCTCAAGCGGGCCCACACCGCGGCCTCGAAGTACCACGAGACGCTCGTCCGCCATCGACGGGCCCTGCTGCGGCTGAATACGGCCCTCGGCTGTCGCTTCGCGCCCTGACCGCCGAGCCCGCAATCCCCCGGAGGGTTCCCGCCATGGATGGACGCCGGTCGACGGCGCATGCCGCGCTCGCCGTGCTCCTCGTCGCGGCCCTCTCGGGCCCTGCGGCGGCCCAAGGGCCGCCCATCCCCGCGCCGGTCCTGCCCGCGCGGGTCGGCCCGCCCTCCTCGGACGCCGGGGCGACGATCCCCGCGCCGATCGTGGTTCGGGTCGGGCGGCCGGGACACGGGCCCGGTGGGCCTCCTGCGCTCCCCCCGGCGCTGCCCCCCGACGCGGTCCTCGGCGACACCGGGCCGAGCCTGTCGCCCCTGGTCGTGATCCCTGACGGGCCCGAGGACGAGGGGCCGCCCGACGGCCTCTCGCTGGAGGCCGCCGTCGCGACCCTCCTACGCCGCAGCCCGCTGCTGCAGGCCCGGGCCTTCGAGATCCCGATCGCCCGGGCCAATGCCCTGCAAAATGGCCTGCCGAAGAACCCGTTCATCTTCCTCGGAGTCGAGGGCATCCCCTACGGCAACTACCGCGAGGGCAAGCCCGGCGAGATCGCCTACGACTTCACGCTGGTCAAGCCGTTCAGCATCACGGGGATCCCCCGGAAGCACGGCCGGGCCGGCCTGCAGGGGGTGCGGGTCATCGAGGCCCGCTACCGGGAGGAGGTCCTCCTGGAGGTCGAGTGGCTGCACCACCTCTGGGTCGAGGTGCTCCGGGCCCGGGAGACCGGCCGCTTCGCCCGCGCGACGGTCGAGGCGCTAAAACGGACGCTGGCCGAGGCCCGCGACCGCCGGCGCCCCGAGGACCTCGACGCGCTGGAGGTCGAGCACGCGCTGATCTCCTTCATGGCCGAGGAGGAGCGGGCGCGGCTGCGGGCGGCGTACACGTCGCTGGCCGAGGCGCTGGGCCTGCCGCCCGAGGCGGCCGAGGGCCTGGCGATCCGCGACCGGCTGCACCGCCGCGCCGATCCGCCGCCCGACGGGGGCCTCATCGGCATGGCCCTGGAGCATCGCCCCGACCTGTCGCGGCTTCGGCAGGAAATCCACCACGCCGAGCTGGAGGTGGACGTCGCCCGGGCCGCGGGGGTCCCGGAGATCTACCCCCTGTTCGCGCCGTCGGACTACGCGCAGCACCCGGTCGAGGGCGAGCGCGGCTCCTGGAGCTGGTCCTCGGGGGCGTTGGTGCCGCTGCCGATCCTCAACCGCAACCAGGGGGACGTCCGGCACGCGCAGCTCAATGTTGCCCAGCTTCGGGCGGAGCTGGAGCTGATGCAGCGTCGCGTGGTCACGGAGGTCCGCAACGCCGTCGAGGAGGTCCGCGGCTCGGGCAGGGACCTCGACCTGCTGGAGCGGCAGATCATCCCCCGGGTCCGGCAATACCAGGCCCGGGCCCGCGACCGCTACCTCGCCGGCGAGATCGACGACGAGGCGTACCTCGCGCACCTCCAGGAATATCAGGAGGTGGCGATGGAATACCGGGATGCCCTCGTCCGCCACCGTCGCGCGACCCTGCGGCTCAACACGGAGGTCGGCTGCCCGGTCCTGCCCTGACCCGGCCCGACGGGGCGGGCCGGCTTCAGAAGCTCCGGGTCAGCGAGAACTGGAGCTGGTAGTCGAAGGGCTGCGGGCCGGCGACCGGGACGAGGACGCCGCCCAGCACCCCCAGTTGCCCTTCTCGCCGAGGCCGAACCGGAAGCCGGGCTGGAGGTAGACGTCGTCGATTGAGCCGGCGTTGCCCGCCACGTCGGAGAGGACGTCGGCCGTGAGGTGGACGACCAGGTCCTTGAGCGCCGCCTCCTTGCCGGTCACGTAGCGGCCGACCGAGAGCTGGTTGACGAGGACCGTCGTGCCCGAGGAGGGGGCGGTCAGGATGTTGATCGAGGTCCCGCCGCGGGCGACCCACTTCGGCGCGAAGTTCCACCAGAACTCCAGGGCGGGGGTGACGTAGTTGATCCCCGATCCGTTCTCGAAGTTGCCGGTCGGGATGCGCTCGCCGACGGCCGCCACCAGGCTGAAGTCGCGCCGCTCGACCAGGTGGAGGCGGGCCTGCACGCCCGTGTCGCCCCAGTTGCCGCGATAGCCGGAGTCGGGGCCGATCCGGTTCGAGGTGATGAACGCCGTGCCGAAGAGCACCTCCATCCGGGCGCTCAGCGGGAGCAGCACCACGGTGTAGCCGGCGTACTGGTTGCCGGGGACGGTGGACGGCTTGACCGGGAAGAAGGGGAAGCTGGGGTTGAGGAACAGCGCCCGGCTCTCGGAGAGGTTGTTGGTGTAGAAGAAGCCGGTGTCGACGAACCGGCCGAAGGTGCCGGCGGGTGTGCCGATCCAGTTCTGCTTGGGGGCGCCGTTGGTGCCGGGGGGTGCCTTGGCGAAGGGCGTGTCCCAGCCCTCGGTGAAGAAGGTGTGCAGCGAGAGCGGGCTCCAGCACTCCTCCGGGGCGGGGCCACAGATCGACTCGGCGATGACCCCCAGCGGGCCCATCACCACGCGGGGCGGGCTGGAGACCAGGGCGGGCGGCGGCCCCGCTCCCGTCGGGCCGCCGGCCTGCTGGTAGCCGGCGGCCTCCACGAGATCGAGCAGGGACGAATGGCCCTGCGGTTGGGAGGACATCCCGACGTCCCGGCCTCCCGCCGGCGACTGGGCGTCGGCCGTCGTGCCCCACGCGACCATCGCGGCCAGGCCGAGGACGACGGCCAACCCGGCCCCGGCATTCGGCCTCGACCGGCGTGCGATCCGGTCCATGGCGAAGGACGTGTCCATGAACTCCTCCTCGACGTTCGCCCATCCTGGGCATGGATCGACCCGGCCCGGCCCGGCCGTCGGGGAGAAGATCGGCCCCGGGCGGGCCGGAAATCATGGAAACGCGAGGATATGAGCGAAGAGGGCCGCCGCGACGTGCCCGGCGGCCCTCCTCCTCGGATCATCCCACAAGGTCGCCCGCGGCCGGGCCCTGGCCGCGGGAATCCGGGGCCGGGAAGATCGAGCGGCGGAGCCACCGGACGCCCTCGCCGAGCACGGCGAGGATGAGCACCCCGGCGGCGACCGTGCCGGCGGTCGTCCAGGTCGGCGGGAAGCCGCCGAGGGCGACCAGCAGCATGGTGGCCGCCGCGGGCGGGTGCGAGGCCCGCAGCAGGCCCAGCCCGAGCATCGTCAGCACGGTCGCCAGCGTCGCCGCCCCGACGCGGATCGGCACCAGCTCCCTGGTGGCCAGCACGCCCGGGGCGTCGGACGCCCCGAGCAGCAGGACCGCGACCACGCCGGCCGCCAGGCCGACGAGATGCCCGACGACCGTGTTGTAGGACCGCGCCGACTTGTCCCCCGGCTTCTCGGCCTGGAGGAAGGCCGACGGCCCGAGGCTGGGGAACAGCCACGGCTGGCCTGCCGCCACGCCGATCAGCCCGATGGCCGCCAGCAGCGAGCCGACCGCCAGCGGGGCCCAGATCAGGTCGGGGACCGCCACGCCCGGCCGGCGGCCGCCGGCCCCCCCTTGCCCGTTGGTGCTCATCGCTCGCCCCCGGCCCCGGGCAGGATGTCCCGATCGAAGATCGCCGTCGGCAGCTCGACGGTCAGGAAGGCGTTGGGGATGTCGACGATCCCCGCCACCCGGCCGACGATCGGCGCCGCCCCCAGCAGCAGGTACGCCTGCTGCGGCGAGTCGTCCAGCACCGTCGTCAGGTAGCGGATCGCCGAGAGGCAGGCGTTGCGGTAGGCGACGTTGGCGTCGAGGTAGGTCTGCGTCCCGTCCTCCTTCACCGACAGCCCGCTGAAGCAGAGGTAGTCGGAATGGTGCGGCTCCAGCGGGCTGCGGGCGATCATCGGGGTCGTCTGCTGATAGAGCGCCATGCCCCCCTTGATCAGGTCGACGCCCAGGTGGATCCAGCCGGCCATCTCGATGGCGCCGCAGAAGGTGATCTCGCCGTCGCCCTGCGAGAAGTGCAGGTCGCCGACCGACAGGTTACCGCCCTCGACGTGCACCGGCAGGTAGATCCGGGCGCCCCGGGTCAGGTTCTTCATGTCGATGTTGCCGCCGCTCTCGCGCGGGGGCACGGTGCGGGCGCACTCGCGGGCGATGCGGTCGCGGGCGTTGCCCGAGGCGGTGCCGGCCAGGGCGTAGTCGGGGCTGGGCGGGTAGGCCAGCGGCGGGACGCGGTCCGGGTCCGTGTCGATCAACGCCCTCTCGCGGGCGTTCCAGGTGTCGAGGAGCTTCGGCGGGGGGGCCGTCACTAGCTGGCCCGGGTGCGAGAGGCCGGCGAACTTCACGCCCGGCAGGTGCCGCGAGGTGGCGTAGACGCCGTAGAAGTCCCAGACGGCCTTGTGGGCGTCGGGGAAGTGGTCGGTCAGGAAGCCACCGCCGTTGGTCTTGGGGAAAATGCCGGTGTAGCCCCAGCCGCGCATCGGGCCGATGTCGAGGACGTCGACCACGAGCAGGTCGCCCGGCTCGGCGCCCTTGATGCGGAAGGGCCCGCTGAGCATGTGGACGGCGTGCAGGTCGGCGTGGGCGTCGTCCTCGGCGCTGTCGTTGTTGCCGACCTGGTTGTCGGTCCACTCCTGGCACTCGACGCGGAACTCGTCGCCCGGGGCGACCTCGACGACGGCCGGGATGTCGGGGTGCAGGCGGTTGTGGCCGGGGATGGGCTGCTCGGCCATCTTCCGGTCGGGGTCGACGTGGAAGAGGGTCCGCACGCCGAGGTCGTGGGCCGGGTGGCCGTGGCCGAGGTCGGGCGGGGCCCCCTGGGCGGCCCCGGCGGGCACGGCCCCCAGGCCGGCGGCGCCGAGCAGGTCGCGTCGGTTCATGGCCGGTTCACTCATCGAGTCTTCCTCCGCTCGGGCCCGGCCGGGCCGTTGAGTCCGGGTCACGACGGGACGATCAGCGCCTGGGGCGCCACCTGGTCGATCCGCGTCCGCAGCCAGGCGATCTGACGGTCGTTCTGGGCGCCGCAGCGGCCGCAGATGGCCTTCAGCTCCTCGTCGCGCAGGCCGAGCGACACCTGGCGGAGCACCTCCCAGGAGACGTGCGACTCATTGGCCAGCAGCCAGAGGTCGTGCAGGTCGCGCAGCAGGCCCAGGCCGCCGCTGCGGTCGCCGCGGAAGAGGGCGTCGGCCAGCCGCCGGGGCTCGGCCTCGCGACGGGAGGAGTAGCGTTCGACCACCGGGCCGAGCGCCTCGACGTGTGAGCGCGACCACGACGCCAGGAGGTCGCAGAGGGTCTTCATGCCCGGCTCGATGTCGTGCCGGCCGCCGACCCGCTCGAACGCCTCGGCCAGCGCCTCCTCGCTGGTGAGGACCATGCCAATGTAATCGCCGAGCTTGCGGTCGCTCGGGGCCGCCTTCGACCCCGAGCCGGGCGTCGGCACGGCCGAGGCGACCGCCCCGGCGACCGAACGCACCACGCCGACGGCCGCCCCGGCGGCGTCCTTCGCCTTGTCGAGCGTGCCGACCTTGCTGAGCCGCGCGGCGGCATACTTGAAGTGCGGCTGCTTGCTGGCCGGGTCCCAGGTCGGCAGGGTCAGCTCATTGGCGGCCGTCGGCCGGTCGGGGCTGTTCAGCGCGCCGTAGTGGAAGGGCAGGAACAGGTGATCGGGCAGGATGTCGCCGAGCTGGGCGGGGGCCCGGACCGTGCCGCGTCGCGTCTCGACCTCGACCAGGTCCCCCTCGGCGATGCCCAGGCGGGCGGCGTCCCCGGCGTTCATCTGGACGAAGGCGTCGGGGGCGGCGTCGTGCAGGGCCTTCGACCGGCCGGTCTTGGTCCGGGTGTGGAAGTGGTAGACGACGCGGCCGGTGGTGAGCATCATCGGGTAGTCGACGTCGGGCACCTCGGGCGGGGGTTGGTACGCGGCCGCCTTCAGGATCGCCCGGCCCTTCGGGTCGCGGGAGCGGTACTCCTGCTCGGTGTAGGCGGCGCCGGTGACGAGGTCGTGGCCGAACGAGCCGCAATAGTCCGGGTCGGTGCCGAAGGTGTGGTCGGCGTAGAGCCGCGGGGCGCCCTCGGGATGCTCCTCGGTGACGGGCCATCGGATGCCCGAGCTGTCCCTGAGCGTCTCGTAGGAGACGCCGCTGTAGTCGCACGGCCGGCCCTTCGAGCATGCGCGCCAGGCGTCGAAGGCGCCTTCGGGGTCGGACCACTTGATGAGCGGTTTGCCGTCCTGGTCGCGGAAGTCCATCCGGCGGGCGAAGTCGAGGAAGATGTCGAGATCCGACCTCGCCTCGCCCGGCGGCTCGACGGCCTTGAGCGACAGGTGCACGGTGCGGTCGGTGTTGGTGAACGCGCCTGTCTTCTCGCCCCAGAGGGCCGCCGGCAGGACCACGTCGGCGTACCGGGTCGTCTCGGTGGGGAAGGCGTCCTGGACGACGAGGAACAGGCCCTCCTTCCCCAGGATCTCGCGGATCCGCGGCAGGTCGGGCATCGAGACGGCCGGGTTGGTGGCGATGACCCAGAGGAAGGAGATGGAGCCCTGCTCGGCGTAGCGGAAGATCTGCATCGCGTGCGTCGGCGGTGCCCAGTGGGGGATGGTGTCGATGTGGACGTTCCAGAGCCGGGCCAGCTCGGCGATGTGCTCGACGTTGCCCCAGTTGCGGAAGCCGGGCATCTCGCCGTCGGCGCCGCACTCCCGGGTGTTCTGGGCGGTCGGCTGGCCATTCATCTGCAGCACGCCGCAGCCGGGCTTGCCGATCATCCCGCGGATCAGCTGCATGTTGTTCACCTGCACGGCCGCGGCGCTGGCCTGGTTGGACTGGTAGAAGCCCTGCAAGACGCCCGACATCAGCCGCTCGGCCGTGCCGAGCACGTCGGCCGCCCGCCTCAGCGTGTCGGCCGGGATGCCGGTGATCTGCTCGACCCGATCCGGCGTGTCGGGCTCGACACCCTCGCGGAGCTGGTCGAAGCCCATGGTGTGCCGGTCGATGAAGTCGCGGTCGATGTGGCCGGCCTCGATGATCAGCCGGATCAGCCCGTTCATCACCGCGACGTTGGTGCCCACGCGAGGGGCGAGGTGGACGGTGGCGTGCCGGGCCGTCTCGGTGACGCGGGGGTCGATGACCACCAGCTTCGGCGGCTCGGGGCCGGCGAGGCGGTCGAGCAGCCGCATCCAGAGGACCGTCTGCTGCGAGGCGGCGTTGTGCCCGGCCAGCAGGATCGTGTCGGCCTGGTCGTAGTCCTCGTAGGAGGAGGGCTGGCCGTCGACGCCGAAGCTCTCGAGCAGGGCGCGGGCGGCGGTGGCGGTGCAGAGCCGGGTGTTGCCGTCCATGTGCGGGGTGCCCAGGCCGGCCTTGCCGAGCACCGCCAGCGTGTAGTACTCCTCCAGGAAGAGCTGGCCGGTGCTGTAGATGCCGATGCCGCCGGCCGTCTGCCGTTCGATC carries:
- a CDS encoding TolC family protein, yielding MDGRRSTAHAALAVLLVAALSGPAAAQGPPIPAPVLPARVGPPSSDAGATIPAPIVVRVGRPGHGPGGPPALPPALPPDAVLGDTGPSLSPLVVIPDGPEDEGPPDGLSLEAAVATLLRRSPLLQARAFEIPIARANALQNGLPKNPFIFLGVEGIPYGNYREGKPGEIAYDFTLVKPFSITGIPRKHGRAGLQGVRVIEARYREEVLLEVEWLHHLWVEVLRARETGRFARATVEALKRTLAEARDRRRPEDLDALEVEHALISFMAEEERARLRAAYTSLAEALGLPPEAAEGLAIRDRLHRRADPPPDGGLIGMALEHRPDLSRLRQEIHHAELEVDVARAAGVPEIYPLFAPSDYAQHPVEGERGSWSWSSGALVPLPILNRNQGDVRHAQLNVAQLRAELELMQRRVVTEVRNAVEEVRGSGRDLDLLERQIIPRVRQYQARARDRYLAGEIDDEAYLAHLQEYQEVAMEYRDALVRHRRATLRLNTEVGCPVLP
- a CDS encoding HPP family protein, with the translated sequence MSTNGQGGAGGRRPGVAVPDLIWAPLAVGSLLAAIGLIGVAAGQPWLFPSLGPSAFLQAEKPGDKSARSYNTVVGHLVGLAAGVVAVLLLGASDAPGVLATRELVPIRVGAATLATVLTMLGLGLLRASHPPAAATMLLVALGGFPPTWTTAGTVAAGVLILAVLGEGVRWLRRSIFPAPDSRGQGPAAGDLVG
- the fmdA gene encoding formamidase yields the protein MSEPAMNRRDLLGAAGLGAVPAGAAQGAPPDLGHGHPAHDLGVRTLFHVDPDRKMAEQPIPGHNRLHPDIPAVVEVAPGDEFRVECQEWTDNQVGNNDSAEDDAHADLHAVHMLSGPFRIKGAEPGDLLVVDVLDIGPMRGWGYTGIFPKTNGGGFLTDHFPDAHKAVWDFYGVYATSRHLPGVKFAGLSHPGQLVTAPPPKLLDTWNARERALIDTDPDRVPPLAYPPSPDYALAGTASGNARDRIARECARTVPPRESGGNIDMKNLTRGARIYLPVHVEGGNLSVGDLHFSQGDGEITFCGAIEMAGWIHLGVDLIKGGMALYQQTTPMIARSPLEPHHSDYLCFSGLSVKEDGTQTYLDANVAYRNACLSAIRYLTTVLDDSPQQAYLLLGAAPIVGRVAGIVDIPNAFLTVELPTAIFDRDILPGAGGER
- a CDS encoding molybdopterin oxidoreductase family protein; this encodes MQTRDSIQNIWGPRAPYVGPRRWPERLDERSDDEAERWVQSCCVLCSNGCGLDIGVTGGRIVGVRGRAEDHVNRGRLGPKGLNGWVANNAPDRLTRPQVRRDGELVEASWDEAMGLIVENARRTIERQTAGGIGIYSTGQLFLEEYYTLAVLGKAGLGTPHMDGNTRLCTATAARALLESFGVDGQPSSYEDYDQADTILLAGHNAASQQTVLWMRLLDRLAGPEPPKLVVIDPRVTETARHATVHLAPRVGTNVAVMNGLIRLIIEAGHIDRDFIDRHTMGFDQLREGVEPDTPDRVEQITGIPADTLRRAADVLGTAERLMSGVLQGFYQSNQASAAAVQVNNMQLIRGMIGKPGCGVLQMNGQPTAQNTRECGADGEMPGFRNWGNVEHIAELARLWNVHIDTIPHWAPPTHAMQIFRYAEQGSISFLWVIATNPAVSMPDLPRIREILGKEGLFLVVQDAFPTETTRYADVVLPAALWGEKTGAFTNTDRTVHLSLKAVEPPGEARSDLDIFLDFARRMDFRDQDGKPLIKWSDPEGAFDAWRACSKGRPCDYSGVSYETLRDSSGIRWPVTEEHPEGAPRLYADHTFGTDPDYCGSFGHDLVTGAAYTEQEYRSRDPKGRAILKAAAYQPPPEVPDVDYPMMLTTGRVVYHFHTRTKTGRSKALHDAAPDAFVQMNAGDAARLGIAEGDLVEVETRRGTVRAPAQLGDILPDHLFLPFHYGALNSPDRPTAANELTLPTWDPASKQPHFKYAAARLSKVGTLDKAKDAAGAAVGVVRSVAGAVASAVPTPGSGSKAAPSDRKLGDYIGMVLTSEEALAEAFERVGGRHDIEPGMKTLCDLLASWSRSHVEALGPVVERYSSRREAEPRRLADALFRGDRSGGLGLLRDLHDLWLLANESHVSWEVLRQVSLGLRDEELKAICGRCGAQNDRQIAWLRTRIDQVAPQALIVPS